aataataatatgacaaATTGAGTTCTGGACAGAAAGGAAGTGCATGTGAGcggctattttatttttttttctgttttttttttttttttggctgttaaGATAAAGTTGTGGACGAAGATTATTGACTGACAGTAGTGAGACAGTGGTTGGTGCTCACCGCCTGCTGCACCAACTAGAAGGCACAGTTTGACGTCCGTTTTCCATTTTATGAGTAGCAAGttggagaggaaaaacaagtgCAGTGGTTACTTTACAAGATTTATTGAAGAATGAGCAAAAGTGCGTTCAATAAATCTGGCACTGACGTGGTGTGGGCATCCAAGCAGTGGAGCGTTTGTCACAAACTTGGCAGTGAAATTGAACTTCATTGTTGAGTGTTAAAACATTGCAGATCTGTGAATCGACCTTTTCATGTGTCAGCGATTTGCTTGCTTCACTGTTGTCAACACCCCAATGCAAGGATGGCAAGTATATCAgagcagtcagtaaatgtacaCAGGCTTGTGATGACGATGTTATCTTGATGCCCCGCTTTACAATAATCTtcttgagctgctgctgcttgatgACAATCTGGTCTTGGTGACACCAGAGCTATAACCAGAACCGCCTGCCATGCCGCCACTGAAACCGAACCCACTGGCGCTGGAGAAGTCTGAATTGAGGAGAAAGAAAGGTGTTATAGCAGGATATTAAATCCACCGCTACGACTCAACAGGACTCCAGGTAACTCACTTGCACCGCCTGAGGACTCCTGCACGTGAATGACGGCGTTGGTTCCTCCGCTTGCCAGTCTGATACGAAAGCATCAAGAGTCAGAGGTGATATAGCATTCCTTCATCAACCTTTGCTCCTCATTGAGTTCACATAAAAGTACACACCTGGTCTCCTCTCCTTCCAGCAGCTTCCTGTAGGTGGCGATTTCAATGTCCAGAGCGAGCTTGACGTTCATCAGCTCCTGGTATTCCCGGACCTGGCGGGCCATGTCCTGCTTGGCTCTCTGCAGAGCGTCTTCAAGGTCCTTGATGCGCAGCTTGGCGTCCCTCACTGCCAGCTCCCCACGCTCCTCAGCCTCAGTGATCTGATTCTCGAGGTTGGCTCTCTGCAGAAAGTAAGTTGTGAGTTACCGTTCACCGTGCATCAATGAACTGGATTCTCATGAGGTTTACCTGTCCTTTGATAGCTGCGATCTCGTTCTGAAGACGGGCGATCATGCGGTTGAGCTCAGCAATCTCACTCTTGGTGGTGCGGATGTCTTCACCGTACTGTCCAGCGGATGTCTGCATCTCCTCATACTGCAGGGGAAAACATTGGTTGAGAAGAGGAATGGAAACTCATGAAGCCAAAGCTTTTCACTCGCTCACCTTCTGCTTGTACCAGGTCTCTGCCTCGGCCTTGCTGCGGTTGGCGATGTCCTCATACTGAGCACGCACTTCGGCGACGATGGAGTCCATGTCCAGGTTGCGGCTGTTGTCCATCTCCACAATGACAGAGGTGTCTTTGATCTGAGACTGCAGCTCGCGAAGCTCCTGTTAGACGGATGATAAATCATCCCATGAAGAAATGACGTCATCTCAGCCTGCATCTCCGACATGTCAAGCATCGTGGCGCATCACTCACAGCCTCGTAGACAGCCCTGAGGAAGTTGATTTCATCCTGGAGAGCGTCGGCCTTGGCTTCCAGCTCCACCTTGTTTATGTAAGCTGCATCCACATCCTGAAGAGGAGCATTTTAGTGTCAGATCACAGACATCTCTAATCCAGATTCctcgcattttttttttttaattgttactGACCTTCTTCAACAGCACAAATTcgttctctgctgctgcacgtTTGTTGATCTCATCTTCATACCTGTCGGCAAACACACCAGTTTAACATCTCCTTTCTGGCGTTTTGCATGAAAATCTCAACTCACTTTTTCTTAAAGTCCTCAACGTTAATCTGCATGTTCCTGAGTTCTGCTTCCAGCTTGACCTTCTCGTTGCCCAGCCCATCCAGCTGTCTGCGCAGGTTGGAGATGTAGGCCTCGAACATGGCGTCAAGGTTGGTGTGTGCGGTGGTCTGTTCCTGCAGGAGCTTCCATTTGGTCTCCAGCATCttgttctgctgctccaggaaacGCACCTAGGACGACATAAGACCATCTTGAAACTCTTTCCTATAACGTAAGGCTTGTACAGATGAGTGGCATGTGAGTCACAGCTACACCTGTCTAATGTTCAAATCTCAGACCATGATGAATGACAGCCATTGTGCGTGTTGTAAATTTGTGTTATCTGCTTTCCACAGCAATTTAGAGCAGAGGTGTCTTATCTGATGGGACACACCCAAGTGGTTGAAGATGAGGAATGTTTTACTCATCGCCAGCTCTTTGTTGGGAATAAAATGTCTGTAAAGTGAGTTGATGATTTTAACCATTCTGCTGATTgttttctcctcttctctcttcctAGAGCCTGTTTTTCAAAGATGATGTGTGACGATCACCTTCTGCTTTTGGTCCATGATTTCAACAGAGGCCATAAAAACAAGGTGCAGCACATTATCTAAGACAAAGTGACTCCTATAGGACTGCCACGCCATTTGTCTTGTGAGTTTTATGGTCGCTCtctttgtgtattttcttttcaatatttGCCAGTACGTTTGCTCAGCAGAACTATAGACAACCTttcaataaaatttaaattactGCATCAACATGTTCTTTAtcacttttttcacttttgaGTGACTCTTTTTAAAGGCTGGACCATCATAAAATCCACTTTCCACGACACTGCAACACTTCCTGGAAGAAGCTGTTGGACTTTGGCTCCCAATGAAAAGGTGATACCACGAGCTAAATGGTGGATATCAGGGAAACCTTACCTTGTCGATGAAAGAAGCAAATCGGTTGTTGAGGCTCTTGATTTGGTCTTTCTCCTGGGTTCGGACAGCCTGGATGTGGGGGTCGATCTCCAAGTTCAGAGGGGCCAACAGGCTCTTGTTCACCTGAACAGCAGTAATATGAGGGGCAATGACTGCACCGCCGCCGGACATGCCAAAGCCAGCACCGTAGCCAAAGCCACCGGCGTGGCTAGAGCCACCACTGAAGCCAGAGCCAACACCATAGCTGGTCCTGCTCTTGATGGTGTAGCCGCCAACTGGACCAGCAATGGacctcatgctgctgctgccagagaCAGAGTAAGATTTCCTGGTGGACATGTTGCAGAAACGGCGGAACTCTTCGTCAAGGATTGAAGATGTGCAGAGTGCAAAGGAGAGCCAAGTGCCTCTGAGGGTTTGACTGCAAACTCAGCCTGCTTTTATGGCCTTGTTGGCCGAGGGGGAGGTTCAGCAAACAGTCCTCCCACTTTCACTGTCCACATTTCTTTCAGAAAGGCCCTCAGGCCACCACCTTGAATCCTGTCATGCAGGTCAAAAAGAATTCAAAAAAGCCAAGCGGTGACACCCTTCGGCTCACTGAGAACAGATGCCCTCCCTTATCTTCCTCTCCGACCCCCCTGCTATTTGGTGAAAGGACCCGTTTCTCCTGTTATGAGTGAAGGTGACGACAAGGACATGTCACAGACTGCCGTCTGCATACCTGGACACATTCACTGCAAAGCAGCATGTAGTCCTCATGTCCAA
Above is a window of Synchiropus splendidus isolate RoL2022-P1 chromosome 6, RoL_Sspl_1.0, whole genome shotgun sequence DNA encoding:
- the LOC128760335 gene encoding intermediate filament protein ON3-like; this encodes MSTRKSYSVSGSSSMRSIAGPVGGYTIKSRTSYGVGSGFSGGSSHAGGFGYGAGFGMSGGGAVIAPHITAVQVNKSLLAPLNLEIDPHIQAVRTQEKDQIKSLNNRFASFIDKVRFLEQQNKMLETKWKLLQEQTTAHTNLDAMFEAYISNLRRQLDGLGNEKVKLEAELRNMQINVEDFKKKYEDEINKRAAAENEFVLLKKDVDAAYINKVELEAKADALQDEINFLRAVYEAELRELQSQIKDTSVIVEMDNSRNLDMDSIVAEVRAQYEDIANRSKAEAETWYKQKYEEMQTSAGQYGEDIRTTKSEIAELNRMIARLQNEIAAIKGQRANLENQITEAEERGELAVRDAKLRIKDLEDALQRAKQDMARQVREYQELMNVKLALDIEIATYRKLLEGEETRLASGGTNAVIHVQESSGGANFSSASGFGFSGGMAGGSGYSSGVTKTRLSSSSSSSRRLL